A genomic stretch from uncultured Pseudodesulfovibrio sp. includes:
- a CDS encoding alpha-hydroxy-acid oxidizing protein, whose product MKEIRDKAREMMKGFCRVCKVCDGKACAGEVPGMGGLGTGSSFKSNYEALAEIRLNMRLLHDVTEPDTSTSLLGYNLSMPVMAAPIGGVSFNMGGGISEDAYAEAVVSGSRRAGIIGCTGDGVPPFVHEAGFAAIVKNHGYGIPFIKPWEGEELDEKLELARATGCTTFGMDVDAAGLITLRQMGRPVSPKPASELKKIIDTVHSWDAKFIIKGIMTPDEAELAAEVGADGIVVSNHGGRVLDHAPGTAEVIHEVSEPVKGKLAVIVDGGIRTGVDVLKMIALGADAVMIGRPVSVAAMGGLEDGVDSYFASLKAQLSGAMVLTGCKDIKSIDINVLF is encoded by the coding sequence ATGAAGGAAATCAGAGATAAAGCACGCGAGATGATGAAGGGCTTTTGTCGTGTCTGTAAGGTTTGCGATGGTAAGGCGTGTGCCGGTGAAGTCCCTGGAATGGGCGGACTCGGTACCGGCTCCTCTTTTAAAAGCAATTACGAGGCGTTGGCCGAAATTCGACTGAATATGCGCCTTTTGCATGATGTGACTGAGCCTGACACGTCCACGTCTCTGCTCGGCTACAATCTTTCCATGCCGGTTATGGCTGCTCCTATCGGCGGCGTGTCTTTTAACATGGGCGGCGGTATCAGTGAAGATGCTTATGCCGAAGCCGTGGTCAGTGGCAGCAGGCGTGCCGGAATCATCGGGTGTACAGGCGACGGTGTGCCGCCGTTTGTGCATGAGGCCGGGTTTGCTGCAATCGTCAAGAACCATGGTTATGGAATCCCTTTTATCAAGCCGTGGGAAGGCGAGGAATTGGATGAAAAACTGGAATTGGCCCGCGCTACAGGATGTACCACCTTTGGTATGGATGTCGATGCTGCCGGTTTGATCACCTTGCGTCAGATGGGCCGTCCTGTTTCTCCCAAGCCAGCCTCTGAATTGAAGAAGATTATTGATACGGTTCATAGCTGGGATGCCAAATTCATTATCAAGGGAATCATGACTCCTGATGAAGCCGAGTTGGCTGCCGAAGTTGGAGCAGACGGCATCGTGGTGTCCAACCACGGTGGGCGGGTGCTCGATCATGCTCCCGGAACAGCCGAGGTGATTCATGAAGTGTCTGAGCCGGTCAAAGGTAAGCTTGCAGTGATTGTGGATGGCGGTATTCGGACAGGCGTGGATGTTCTCAAGATGATTGCGCTCGGTGCGGACGCGGTTATGATTGGCCGTCCTGTTTCCGTGGCTGCCATGGGTGGCTTGGAAGATGGCGTCGATTCGTATTTTGCATCTCTCAAGGCCCAGCTCTCGGGAGCCATGGTACTGACAGGGTGCAAGGATATCAAATCCATTGATATAAACGTCTTGTTCTAA
- a CDS encoding glycosyltransferase family 39 protein yields MTSTAASIWDRLAKHPWLTMTFAVFAQTWFCLSNRALWFSDEVRYANAYQNLVLNGKWMVLSLNGQPYPDKPPVYFWFLWLLDTVTPMDMPGVFFLGAALSGLFFLYGAYFLARSLNFDRSVSLASTLILLSTFFLVALFHYSRMDLMFAALIVVSHACLFRAFNEKTQGKWPLYAFLIAGIATLIKGPLAFIFPLLTSGIYLAWRGELKKLFTRQMGLGLLAMIGILLAWVAGVMLVEGPDFLLNTVLGKHVIQRATKTFHHRESFYYYFVAFPLAWLPWTLILFVAPIKRYLSIKTWGELWTTRKQAGPHAFLWIMFATIFIFLSSLSGKVLIYILPMFAPLALLTGAAIHSMNEERTNRFWMLVGGLWTVLGIGLILAGDLLPFPVPIRGMGIAATILLCGGAAIFLMRKYGSKAALLTTALAMIIWLYPVGLMVAPSLDDGMSTKRQAKIMSEFVDKGYVPYALKIYSGIFTYYAEHNFRETNHLPEFLEWTQNQDKVVLVIRERHWNDWKDQLPDFHIVDRQSIAGMMYLVAIKG; encoded by the coding sequence ATGACATCCACTGCCGCCTCCATATGGGACAGACTCGCCAAACACCCATGGCTGACCATGACATTCGCCGTATTCGCTCAAACATGGTTCTGCCTCAGCAACCGCGCCCTCTGGTTTTCCGATGAAGTCCGCTACGCCAACGCCTACCAGAATCTTGTGCTGAACGGAAAATGGATGGTCCTGTCGCTCAACGGCCAACCCTACCCCGACAAGCCGCCCGTCTATTTCTGGTTCCTTTGGCTGCTGGACACCGTTACGCCCATGGATATGCCCGGTGTGTTTTTTCTCGGCGCAGCCCTGTCCGGCCTGTTCTTTCTGTATGGAGCCTATTTCCTGGCCCGGTCTCTGAATTTTGACAGGTCCGTCAGTCTGGCGTCCACGCTGATCCTGCTCTCCACATTTTTCCTCGTGGCCCTGTTCCATTATTCGCGCATGGACCTCATGTTCGCAGCACTTATCGTGGTCAGCCATGCCTGCCTGTTCCGCGCTTTCAATGAAAAGACACAGGGCAAGTGGCCGCTCTACGCCTTCCTGATTGCCGGAATCGCCACGCTGATCAAAGGGCCGCTCGCATTCATCTTTCCCTTATTGACATCCGGCATTTATCTGGCCTGGCGCGGCGAGTTGAAAAAACTTTTCACCCGTCAGATGGGACTTGGCCTGCTCGCCATGATTGGTATCCTGCTCGCATGGGTGGCAGGTGTCATGCTCGTGGAAGGCCCGGACTTTCTACTGAACACGGTCCTCGGCAAACACGTCATTCAGCGCGCAACAAAAACATTCCACCATCGTGAATCTTTCTATTATTACTTTGTTGCCTTCCCACTGGCATGGCTCCCATGGACACTGATCCTGTTCGTTGCTCCCATAAAGAGATACTTGTCCATCAAAACATGGGGCGAACTCTGGACCACCAGGAAACAGGCCGGACCTCATGCCTTCCTGTGGATCATGTTCGCGACCATCTTCATTTTCCTGTCGAGCCTGAGCGGCAAGGTACTCATCTATATCCTGCCCATGTTCGCGCCGCTGGCTCTCCTGACCGGCGCGGCCATACATTCCATGAATGAAGAACGCACCAACCGCTTCTGGATGCTCGTGGGTGGACTCTGGACGGTCCTCGGCATCGGCCTGATACTGGCTGGAGACCTTCTGCCTTTCCCGGTTCCCATCAGAGGCATGGGCATTGCCGCAACCATACTGCTGTGCGGTGGCGCAGCGATTTTCCTGATGCGTAAATACGGCAGCAAAGCCGCATTGCTCACGACCGCGCTTGCCATGATTATCTGGCTCTATCCGGTAGGTCTCATGGTCGCCCCCTCACTGGACGACGGCATGAGCACCAAGCGACAGGCCAAAATCATGAGCGAATTCGTAGACAAAGGCTACGTCCCCTACGCTCTCAAGATTTACTCAGGAATCTTCACGTACTATGCCGAACACAATTTCAGAGAGACCAACCACCTGCCGGAATTCCTTGAATGGACGCAAAACCAAGACAAGGTTGTACTCGTTATCAGGGAAAGGCATTGGAACGACTGGAAAGACCAGCTCCCGGATTTCCACATCGTGGACCGGCAATCAATTGCCGGCATGATGTATCTTGTTGCCATCAAGGGATAA
- a CDS encoding metallophosphoesterase — protein sequence MRVIYGVSAVMMSWVVIVLTVITLIVLYLGWRLIEPLSVGRKRKITLWLALAILLFGHRITWFLQRTERYECLACDSIDWVGFTFFGFISILIFFMLVRDIPHLLGVIMAGMKKLFVKRSRRPYFIQPNVQRRRFLLNASNGLFLATALPMTGFAVFTARSKPEVVRNTLPVVDLPSGLDGFTIAQVSDTHIGPTIRADWARMVVEEVNKLGADMIVHTGDLVDGAVDGLKDDILPMADFSAPYGVWFCTGNHEYYSGVHEWLAEVEQLGIRPLVNEHTLIDTGKGRILLAGVPDINAYRLEPSHISSPAGARKGAPEHDVSILLAHQPNSVFDAAKAGYDIQLSGHTHGGQYFPYNFMIHLFQKYVRGIYLHDDTVLYVNTGTGYWGPPMRLGTHPEITLHTLRKA from the coding sequence ATGAGAGTAATATATGGAGTAAGCGCAGTCATGATGTCCTGGGTTGTTATTGTCCTGACCGTCATAACCTTGATAGTGCTCTATCTTGGATGGCGACTTATCGAGCCTCTGTCCGTTGGCCGCAAACGGAAGATCACGCTGTGGCTGGCGTTGGCGATACTTCTATTCGGTCATAGGATAACATGGTTCCTGCAACGCACGGAAAGGTACGAATGCCTTGCCTGTGATTCCATTGATTGGGTGGGGTTTACCTTCTTCGGTTTTATTTCCATTCTCATTTTCTTCATGCTTGTTCGGGATATACCTCACCTGCTTGGGGTCATCATGGCCGGTATGAAAAAGTTGTTCGTCAAGCGAAGCCGAAGACCTTATTTCATTCAACCCAATGTCCAGCGCCGTCGTTTTCTGCTCAATGCATCCAATGGCCTGTTCTTAGCAACGGCTTTGCCAATGACTGGTTTTGCCGTTTTTACGGCGCGGAGCAAACCCGAAGTCGTGCGCAATACGCTTCCTGTAGTCGACCTTCCGTCTGGTCTTGACGGGTTTACCATAGCCCAGGTTTCAGACACGCATATCGGCCCGACCATCCGCGCTGATTGGGCCCGTATGGTCGTGGAGGAGGTCAACAAGCTCGGTGCAGATATGATCGTGCACACAGGAGACTTGGTGGATGGAGCCGTGGACGGTCTTAAGGATGATATTTTGCCAATGGCTGATTTTTCAGCACCGTATGGCGTGTGGTTCTGTACTGGAAATCATGAGTATTATTCCGGTGTCCACGAATGGCTGGCTGAAGTTGAACAACTCGGTATCAGGCCGCTGGTGAATGAACATACACTTATCGACACCGGTAAGGGGAGAATCCTGTTGGCCGGTGTCCCTGATATCAATGCCTACCGTCTGGAGCCAAGCCATATCTCGTCTCCTGCCGGGGCTCGGAAGGGTGCTCCGGAGCACGATGTGTCGATCCTGTTGGCGCATCAGCCAAATTCGGTATTTGACGCAGCCAAGGCTGGGTATGATATCCAGCTGTCCGGCCACACTCATGGTGGACAGTATTTTCCGTACAATTTCATGATCCATCTGTTTCAGAAATATGTGCGCGGTATATACCTGCATGACGACACAGTGTTGTATGTGAACACGGGTACCGGCTATTGGGGACCACCAATGCGCCTTGGTACGCATCCGGAAATAACGTTGCATACCTTGCGCAAGGCCTGA
- a CDS encoding FadR/GntR family transcriptional regulator, protein MEVKPVNKKSISEEIVKQIKQMIGHGTLMPGDRLPAERKLAEEFGVSRTSVREGIKILAESGVLESRQGSGTFVSESREDDGSLFDVVLSGQHDLRDVFEVRKMLEPEIAALAAVNGSPDQLTRLEDVLINQEHAVRRGDSGAGYDHAFHQLLAEASGNPVLKEMVMVLHEGFAKSRAEEVQSPERQQASIRAHRAIVEAVKNGRAMQAERAMREHLASTESIVFSINISRR, encoded by the coding sequence ATGGAAGTCAAACCAGTTAATAAAAAGTCAATTTCAGAAGAAATCGTTAAGCAGATCAAGCAGATGATCGGCCATGGGACGTTAATGCCCGGTGATCGTCTTCCTGCCGAACGCAAACTTGCCGAGGAGTTCGGTGTTTCTCGGACTTCTGTGCGCGAGGGGATCAAGATTCTGGCCGAGTCCGGCGTATTGGAAAGTCGTCAAGGCTCAGGGACGTTCGTCAGTGAAAGCCGTGAAGACGATGGCTCTTTGTTTGACGTTGTGCTTTCCGGGCAACATGACCTGCGGGACGTGTTCGAGGTTCGCAAGATGTTGGAACCGGAAATTGCGGCCTTGGCTGCCGTCAACGGTTCGCCGGATCAGTTGACCCGTCTTGAAGACGTATTGATCAATCAGGAGCATGCGGTTCGTCGTGGAGACTCCGGTGCGGGATACGATCATGCATTTCATCAATTGCTGGCTGAAGCCTCTGGTAACCCTGTGCTCAAGGAAATGGTCATGGTTCTGCATGAAGGATTTGCCAAAAGCCGCGCAGAGGAAGTGCAGTCCCCGGAACGTCAGCAGGCATCAATCAGGGCGCATCGGGCCATTGTTGAGGCAGTGAAGAACGGGCGTGCCATGCAGGCTGAACGAGCCATGCGTGAACATCTTGCTTCTACAGAAAGTATTGTATTTTCAATCAATATATCAAGGAGATAG
- a CDS encoding glycosyltransferase family A protein produces the protein MNRFDFPQTLPPSKPLLPAFTEHFSGWHLGMGLPNTLLGLLPTLFQLARRDPDCKDTTQGMSIWGTQAHPLTPGMGTWGIKSLNMGLKLGPAFTRVLLITAKLPKLGEAASETGDDAESKAELEAMDTWYALARQDDRKLILRFLTVVLNDSTKGLSWLHHVWDDLIHMGKPEIPKAALDMIEWTDATAPLKERMEADWAFHCLPPEKALPIIEELDPALWGLWRAYAGGELLLRMGKKGEAKGILAGLWKAIPWHVNLTLKLYDLFKIPPIGESEDTKDVTILVYSWNKADLLADTLHSLLESDIGHAKVIALNNGSSDHTDDVLLKAQGAFGADRFRIETLPVNVGAPAARNWLLALPEVKASKWAAFLDDDIVLPKDWLMRLLGPVKNRDDIGAVGCRITAAVPPYGLQSADYNLFPIPPADPKADMVPNRVLVFDNCAGTLDTGLFTYTRTCLSVSGCCHMVNMRSIEEAGGFDLRYTPSQFDDLDRDIRSSLIGMPALFVGGLAIRHIQHSSLAQSKDVRQIGQVMGNKLKLDTKFTDEELIRLGEENQQRSWRDLKEKSTFLVDRLGMST, from the coding sequence ATGAACCGATTCGATTTCCCCCAAACGCTCCCGCCCAGCAAACCGCTGCTGCCCGCATTTACGGAACACTTTTCCGGCTGGCATCTTGGCATGGGATTACCCAACACACTGCTCGGACTGCTACCGACCCTCTTTCAACTCGCCAGACGTGACCCGGACTGCAAAGACACGACTCAAGGCATGTCCATCTGGGGTACACAGGCCCACCCGCTGACTCCGGGCATGGGAACCTGGGGCATCAAAAGCCTGAACATGGGCCTCAAACTCGGTCCGGCTTTCACACGCGTATTACTCATCACCGCCAAACTCCCAAAACTGGGTGAAGCAGCCAGCGAAACTGGCGATGATGCAGAGAGCAAAGCTGAACTCGAAGCTATGGACACATGGTACGCACTCGCCCGACAGGATGACAGAAAGCTGATCCTGCGTTTTCTGACCGTTGTCCTGAATGATTCGACCAAGGGACTCTCCTGGCTTCACCACGTATGGGACGACCTCATTCATATGGGCAAGCCGGAAATTCCCAAAGCCGCCCTGGACATGATCGAGTGGACCGACGCCACCGCTCCGCTCAAGGAGCGCATGGAGGCAGACTGGGCATTCCATTGTCTCCCGCCAGAAAAGGCCCTGCCCATTATCGAAGAACTGGACCCGGCACTCTGGGGATTGTGGCGAGCCTATGCTGGTGGCGAACTGCTGCTGCGCATGGGTAAAAAAGGCGAAGCCAAGGGGATCCTTGCAGGACTCTGGAAGGCTATCCCGTGGCACGTCAACCTGACGCTCAAGCTCTATGATCTTTTCAAAATACCGCCAATCGGCGAGAGTGAAGACACAAAAGATGTCACCATTCTCGTCTATTCGTGGAACAAGGCTGACCTGCTCGCCGACACCCTGCATAGTCTTCTGGAAAGCGACATCGGTCACGCCAAGGTTATCGCCCTGAATAACGGCTCCTCCGATCACACAGACGACGTGCTGCTCAAGGCACAGGGAGCATTCGGTGCTGACCGCTTCCGTATCGAAACACTGCCTGTCAACGTCGGCGCACCAGCCGCGCGCAACTGGCTGCTAGCCCTGCCAGAAGTCAAAGCCTCCAAATGGGCGGCGTTTCTGGACGACGACATCGTGCTGCCCAAGGATTGGTTGATGCGACTGCTCGGCCCGGTAAAAAACCGTGATGACATCGGGGCTGTCGGGTGTCGTATCACAGCAGCCGTACCGCCCTATGGTTTGCAATCGGCAGACTACAATCTTTTCCCAATACCGCCTGCCGATCCCAAGGCAGATATGGTCCCCAACCGGGTACTGGTTTTCGACAATTGTGCCGGAACACTCGACACAGGACTTTTTACCTACACCCGCACCTGTCTGTCCGTGTCCGGCTGTTGCCACATGGTCAACATGCGCTCCATAGAAGAGGCGGGCGGATTTGATCTGCGCTACACTCCGTCGCAGTTCGATGATCTGGACCGCGACATCCGCTCAAGCCTGATTGGTATGCCTGCCCTGTTTGTAGGCGGCCTTGCAATCCGTCACATCCAGCACTCCAGCCTGGCTCAATCAAAGGACGTCAGGCAGATAGGTCAGGTCATGGGGAACAAGCTCAAACTCGACACAAAGTTCACAGACGAGGAGCTCATCCGTCTGGGGGAAGAAAACCAGCAACGCTCATGGCGCGACCTGAAAGAAAAAAGCACCTTCCTCGTTGACCGGCTCGGAATGAGTACCTAG
- a CDS encoding sulfite exporter TauE/SafE family protein, translating to MITTYLIYIVLGAFAGVLAGLLGIGGGLVIVPMLNIAFELQNFPEVHIQHIALGTSLATIIFTSLSSMRAHHKRGAINYSAFWRLTPGIIVGTYLGAWVAALLPTGFLKAFFGFFLYYVATQMLLGMKPKSARELPGQAGTFVVGNGIGIFSALVGIGGGTLTVPFLSWCNQTMHTAIATAAAVGLPIALSGTTGFIINGWNVEGIPGPHFGYIYIPAFLGIISMSVLTAPLGAKLAHSLPVDKLKRIFAILLFIVGTKMLWSAFM from the coding sequence ATGATCACTACCTATTTGATATATATAGTTCTCGGTGCTTTTGCCGGGGTTTTGGCAGGTTTGCTGGGGATTGGTGGCGGCTTGGTCATCGTCCCCATGCTCAATATCGCTTTCGAACTGCAGAATTTCCCAGAGGTGCATATTCAGCATATTGCCCTTGGTACATCATTGGCGACCATCATTTTTACGTCTCTTTCGAGCATGCGTGCTCATCACAAGCGCGGGGCCATTAATTATTCTGCATTCTGGAGGTTGACCCCGGGCATTATTGTGGGAACCTACCTCGGAGCCTGGGTGGCGGCGTTGTTGCCCACGGGGTTCCTCAAGGCGTTCTTCGGGTTTTTCCTGTATTATGTGGCAACGCAGATGCTGCTGGGTATGAAACCGAAGAGCGCGCGGGAACTGCCGGGACAGGCCGGAACATTTGTCGTGGGTAATGGGATCGGGATTTTTTCCGCACTGGTCGGTATCGGCGGCGGCACTTTGACTGTTCCGTTTCTGTCGTGGTGCAACCAGACCATGCATACGGCCATTGCGACGGCTGCGGCTGTCGGCCTGCCTATCGCATTGTCCGGGACGACCGGCTTCATCATCAACGGCTGGAACGTTGAAGGCATCCCCGGTCCGCATTTCGGCTATATCTATATCCCGGCTTTTCTCGGCATCATCTCGATGAGTGTGCTCACTGCGCCGCTCGGGGCAAAGCTCGCCCATAGCCTGCCTGTGGACAAGCTCAAGCGGATATTTGCGATACTTCTTTTTATCGTGGGTACCAAGATGCTTTGGAGTGCGTTCATGTAG
- a CDS encoding BON domain-containing protein: MGKKVTHILLALLITSSAGCAVYPAVQIAGGAMTGYDAAMLADEYIPREHVEGGGLSVNQDKMLQRRLRERLELNGMTVSAHVIDAKAYLIGQIADRSRADYAIKTASTVQGIKTITCKFYPPTTHREARKDQRIHAELSEQLQKTLRLRGADLRVEVIRSQAIIIGKAQNYSQKTAAVAIASEIGDITQVIDYIAVDAPTAEGDEVASN, encoded by the coding sequence ATGGGTAAAAAAGTAACGCATATACTCCTAGCCTTACTGATCACCTCCTCTGCCGGATGTGCGGTCTATCCTGCCGTGCAGATAGCAGGCGGTGCTATGACAGGATATGATGCAGCCATGCTTGCTGACGAATATATCCCGCGCGAACACGTGGAAGGTGGCGGGTTGTCGGTCAATCAGGACAAAATGCTCCAGCGTAGATTACGTGAACGGCTGGAACTCAACGGCATGACCGTGTCTGCCCACGTCATCGACGCCAAGGCATATCTCATCGGTCAGATAGCGGATCGCTCACGTGCAGACTACGCCATCAAAACCGCGTCCACAGTGCAGGGCATCAAGACCATTACCTGCAAATTCTATCCGCCCACCACGCACCGCGAAGCACGAAAAGACCAGCGTATCCATGCCGAACTGTCAGAACAGTTGCAGAAAACCCTGCGACTGCGAGGCGCCGACCTCCGAGTAGAAGTCATTCGCTCACAGGCCATCATTATCGGCAAAGCACAAAACTACTCGCAAAAGACTGCTGCCGTGGCTATCGCTTCAGAAATCGGTGACATCACCCAGGTGATTGATTACATCGCCGTGGATGCACCGACCGCTGAAGGCGATGAAGTCGCGAGCAACTAA
- a CDS encoding Gfo/Idh/MocA family oxidoreductase has translation MLKVGVVGLGWMGRVHLRNYTEMADVEVVGVVDVDEKAREEVAAQFGVKTFASLDELLENELDAMSVCVPTSLHHETGLKIMDKSINVIIEKPLAVSATEGEDLVAKAKEKGVALMVGHVERFNPAVERVKELIGDDVISIQIERVGPYPPRIQDVGVIKDLGSHDIDLIRFLTGSEFKSVYAVSSTSIGKHEDSALITAEMENGVLANITTNWVTPYKGRKINVACESKYIQANLITQEVKEYSAFSTYDKSYSVREWPLMFREPVKEELTQFLNALRNGTPVPITGEDGLEVLKTFDRIFDCASC, from the coding sequence ATGTTGAAAGTAGGCGTTGTCGGGTTGGGTTGGATGGGCCGCGTCCATCTGCGCAACTACACTGAAATGGCTGATGTGGAAGTTGTCGGTGTGGTCGATGTTGATGAAAAAGCTCGTGAAGAAGTCGCAGCCCAGTTTGGCGTCAAGACCTTTGCCAGTCTTGATGAACTGCTGGAGAACGAATTGGATGCCATGTCCGTGTGCGTCCCTACCAGCCTGCATCACGAGACCGGCCTGAAGATCATGGATAAGAGCATCAACGTGATCATCGAGAAGCCTTTGGCTGTTTCTGCTACCGAAGGTGAAGATCTGGTCGCCAAGGCCAAGGAAAAGGGCGTCGCCCTCATGGTTGGTCATGTCGAGCGTTTCAATCCGGCTGTCGAACGCGTCAAGGAACTGATCGGTGACGATGTTATTTCGATTCAGATCGAGCGCGTCGGACCGTATCCTCCGCGAATTCAGGACGTGGGTGTCATCAAGGACCTCGGCTCGCATGATATCGACCTTATTCGCTTCCTGACAGGCTCCGAATTCAAGTCTGTGTACGCGGTCTCTTCCACCTCCATTGGCAAGCATGAGGACTCTGCTCTCATTACTGCCGAGATGGAAAACGGTGTGCTTGCCAATATCACCACCAACTGGGTGACCCCGTACAAGGGACGCAAGATCAACGTTGCCTGCGAATCAAAGTACATCCAGGCCAATCTGATCACGCAGGAGGTTAAGGAATACTCGGCTTTTTCCACCTACGACAAATCCTATTCCGTCCGCGAATGGCCGCTCATGTTCCGTGAGCCTGTCAAAGAGGAACTGACCCAGTTCCTGAATGCTCTGCGTAATGGTACCCCGGTGCCTATCACCGGCGAAGACGGTCTTGAAGTTCTCAAGACCTTCGACCGCATCTTCGATTGCGCCAGCTGCTAA
- the lpxB gene encoding lipid-A-disaccharide synthase: MQTGNPTGPIWFNVGEASGDLHGAELIKRLKEVAPEATFTGMGGPAMQAEGMDIRFSMKLISLVGITEILGGLTRIITLLGEIKHELIRVRPRAIILVDCPEFNFRIAKIAYKLGIPVYYYISPQIWAWRSGRANFLRKYVRKVICILPFEKDFYKKYNMDVNYVGHPLMDVLPLAELDEVPVDENRIGLLPGSRNKEVSTLLPEFAGAAKILQKAHPNLHYVIVRAPGMEKERLLSLWPNDIPVKIVEPDTRYKTFRSCKCIMAASGTVTLETALIGTPVLVAYKVSFISELIAKLLVNVDHISLPNLIAGHEIYPEYIQKDACANTLAQAASRWLDDPTEYDRVKQELIKLRTMVGEPGAPLRAAQIITDDLAKLGK, from the coding sequence ATGCAAACAGGAAATCCAACCGGCCCCATCTGGTTTAATGTCGGCGAAGCGTCAGGCGACCTTCATGGCGCGGAACTCATCAAACGACTCAAGGAAGTTGCCCCCGAGGCGACCTTCACTGGTATGGGCGGCCCAGCCATGCAGGCCGAGGGTATGGACATACGCTTCTCCATGAAGCTCATATCACTGGTGGGCATCACGGAAATACTCGGCGGCCTGACACGCATCATCACGTTGCTCGGCGAAATCAAGCACGAACTCATCAGGGTGCGCCCCCGCGCCATCATCCTGGTGGACTGCCCGGAGTTCAACTTCCGTATCGCCAAGATCGCATACAAGCTCGGCATTCCTGTTTATTATTATATCAGCCCGCAAATCTGGGCCTGGCGTTCAGGCCGCGCCAATTTTCTGCGCAAGTATGTCCGTAAGGTCATCTGCATCCTGCCTTTTGAAAAGGATTTTTATAAAAAATACAACATGGATGTGAACTATGTAGGTCATCCGCTCATGGATGTTTTGCCGCTGGCCGAACTCGACGAAGTTCCAGTGGATGAGAACCGCATTGGCCTGCTGCCCGGCTCACGCAACAAGGAAGTCAGCACCCTATTGCCTGAATTTGCCGGAGCAGCCAAGATACTGCAAAAGGCCCACCCGAACCTGCATTATGTCATTGTCCGCGCTCCGGGCATGGAAAAAGAACGGCTCCTTTCGTTGTGGCCCAACGATATTCCGGTGAAAATTGTTGAACCAGACACTCGATACAAGACATTCCGGTCATGTAAGTGTATCATGGCTGCATCCGGTACGGTCACATTGGAAACTGCACTCATCGGTACCCCGGTACTCGTGGCCTATAAGGTTTCCTTCATCTCCGAACTGATCGCCAAGCTACTCGTCAACGTGGACCACATTTCCTTGCCCAACCTCATTGCAGGGCACGAGATCTACCCGGAGTACATTCAGAAAGACGCGTGCGCGAACACACTCGCACAGGCTGCCAGCCGCTGGCTGGACGACCCCACGGAATATGACCGCGTCAAACAGGAATTGATCAAGCTCCGCACCATGGTCGGAGAACCGGGCGCACCGTTACGTGCAGCACAGATTATTACGGACGACTTGGCCAAACTTGGCAAATAG